In one window of Mytilus galloprovincialis chromosome 6, xbMytGall1.hap1.1, whole genome shotgun sequence DNA:
- the LOC143080573 gene encoding uncharacterized protein LOC143080573 → MVEMYNHQVRLNSTKIIMGISDVDQQDARSYRFEVSNKHGTSYCTVILPKSRKGSWNPNTVKLAILSCGSAGFLLLIIAIVLMKIGKHRVSKKAQKRENICYHRHEKQFNTYSIAKMRNEVFEEVTLNMDERDKGKRFTVCSVIQDV, encoded by the exons ATGGTAGAAATGTATAATCATCAAGTACGCCTGAATTCAACCAAAATCATTATGGGGATTTCTGACGTTGATCAGCAAGACGCGAGAAGCTATAGATTTGAAGTGTCTAATAAACATGGGACAAGTTACTGTACAGTAATTTTGCCAAAAAGTC gaaaaggaAGTTGGAACCCCAACACAGTCAAATTAGCTATACTATCATGTGGAAGTGCTGGTTTTTTATTGTTGATTATTGCTATTGTTTTGATGAAAATTGGAAAACACAGAG tttcaaaGAAAGCGCAAAAGAGGGAAAATATATGCTACCACAGACACGAGAAACAGTTCAATACATATTCCATAGCG aaaatgagAAATGAGGTATTTGAAGAGGTGACACTCAACATGGATGAACGTGACAAGGGAAAACGATTTACAGTATGTTCTGTAATACAAGACGTATAG